A region of the Synechococcus sp. PCC 7502 genome:
TAGAGATTATAACTCCCGATATGGATGAACCCCAAAGATTTGAGCTAAAGAATAACCAAAAAATTGCGATCGGTGAATATGATGCAAGCTATGCTGGCTCGATCAATTGTCCAGGTGCCGAAATTCGAGGATATATTCAAAGGCAGGGCAGAAATTTTTATATTGTGCCTAGTGGCATTGAATTATCCACTTCAACGTCTATGTACTATGGAGAAAATGAAATCACAACACAACAAAAAATTTCAGGACGGCGAATTAGTTTGAACTGTCCAGATCGCAAAGGAAAAGAGTTTGTAGTAGAAATAGTTATTGATAAATAGGAGTGACAATTATGGCAGACTACCAAGGTATTACTCGCACCGTCTGTATTGGGATCGGCGGAACAGGCGAAAAGGTATTAACTCAGATTAAGAAAATAATCGTTGATCGCTATGGCTCTTTAGATAGCTTACCTGTGGTCAGTTTTGTCCAAATTGATACTGATGATGCCATCACTTCTAAAGGGGGTAACAGCTACAGAGGTAAAGATATAAGTTTTCGGGAAACAGAACTAGTTAAAGCCGTAGTATCTAAAACCGAAGCTGAGGCAATCTCTAATGGAATTCAAGAAGTCTATGACGATAAAGACCTGAAAACCTTGAAGCCTCAGTCTCATATTGCTAGGTGGTTCCCACCTCAATTGGTTAAAAATATTTCAGCCATTGAAAAGGGAGCGCAAGCCCGCCGACCCATTGGTAGATTAGCCTTTACTAAAAACTATGAAAAATTTCAACAAACTATCGATGCTGCCGTACGAAGAACTGATGGACACGCTGAATACCTACTTAGTAGTGAGCAAAAACTTAAACTGGATCCGGGTATAAACTTTTTTATCGTAGCTTCACTGTGCGGAGGTACAGGCAGTGGGATGTTTTTAGATGTTGCTTATGCAATTCGGGGTCTTTACAGCCCTAACCAAGTAAATCCTAATATTAGGCTTTCAGGATATTTAGTAATTAGCCCCCAAATTTACGGTGATACTCCCCGTCAGTATGCTAACTGCTACGCTGCCCTAAAGGAACTAGATTACTATTCCAGCGAACACACGACATTTGAAATTTGCTACACTCAAAATGATAATAGAGGTATTGTCCGAGAACCCCGTCCTCCTTTTGACTTTCCGTACCTTATTTCTAAGGACATAGCTGATACAGGTTCTACCATTTCAACTAGAGAAAAGTTGTTTAATATCACCGCCCAAAAGATTACTCTTGAGTTCTCTGATGAATTATCCCCTAGGGTTAAATCAATGCGGGATAATTTTCCTGACTATATGCAGCAGTGGGATACCCATCCTCGCTCTAACTGTCAGCAATATATGACCTTTGGCTTGGTCTCTATCCATTTCCCCAAGGAACGTATTAGTGCTATTACCCAATTTGAAGTTGGCTGTAAACTAACAGCATTTTGGTTAAATGGCATTGGTCAAAGTCCAGATTCGCAAGCATTAGTCGATCAGTTTTTAGTTAACTATAATTGGCATCCTAACCTTGCTAAGAAAGATGGATTTGTTAGTAGCTTGGAAAACATCACTGTAGAGGGCGGTAAAACATTCAAAAAAATTATTGAATCTAATAAAGCTGAATTAAAGAAATCTGTAGATGACTGCAAAACTGATAGCGATCGCCAAGCTTTAGCAAGTAAACTCAACACCCAACTCAATGCTAAATTCCGTAAGGTAATCCATAGCGATACGGAGGCTGAACGGGGAGAGTGGATAACTAAGCTGCAAAAAGCCAGACTAAATATCGAGAATCAATACAATCAGAATATTAAAGACTTTATCTCAGAGCTACTCAATCCCAGCAATTTCAAATTTTCCATTAGAAATACCCGTATCTGGCTTGAGGCGATGCAGACTGAGTTAAATAATTATCGCTCTGCTATAGAGCCTGTTTCATATCTATTATGAGCAAGATGTATGATACTTAGAAAATGCTAAATCCATACTCAAGTAGCCTAACAGATAAAGAATGGGAAATTATAGAACCATTGCTCCCAAAGAAAAAGCAAACTAGACCGCCAACTTGGACAAAAAGACAAATTTTAGACGGCATACTCTACCAACTCAAAAACGGTTGTAATTGGCGAGATATGCCCCGAGACTTACCACCATTCTCTACAGTGTATCGATACTACAAGGAGTGGAAAGATACAGGTACATTTACTGCGATTATGGAAGCTTTACATGCAACAGCCCGTGAACAGTCAAAAAAAATCAAAATGGACAACTTTAATCATCATTGACTCACAAGCAGTGAAAAATACTTGTAATGCAAGTATAGAATCCAAGGGCTTCTGCTCCTACAAAGCAACTAACGGGATCAAAAGACATTTAGCCGTTGACACTCTGGGATTTCCTTTCTTTACCTATTTAACAAGAGCAAATGTATCAGATGACCAAGGACTGATTGAGATGTTAACGATTAACATTGATTACTTCAAATCGAAACCAGATGACATTACGCTAACTACGATATTGCTGGATAGTGGTTATCATATCGAGAAACTGATCCAAGAACTAGAGAAGATATATCCTGAGATTATGACTAAGATTAGGTTTGAAATTTCTCCTAAGGTATCAAAGCAAAAGCAGGCAGAAAAAGGTCTGTCTGGGTTTGTAGTTGTGCCGACAAGGTGGGTAATTGAAAGGTCAAATGCTTGGGTTGAAAGATGCAAAATCTTAGTTAAGAACTTTGAGAGAACTCTCGTTAATGCTACAGCTAAACTCAATCTTTGCTTTATTCGTTTGATGCTAAAAAGAATTGTTACTCATGAGATATGAAACAGGCTCTATAGAAAATGAAATTACCCGCCTGAATGAAGCAAAAACTCTCGAAGATTTACAAAAAGTTGTTAAATCAAGTTCAACCGATATAGCTGAAGCTAATGAAAAATTTGAGATGCCTTTTTTCTCGGGAGGAAAGAATAAAAAAGTCAAAGAGATAGCCCAGTCTTTAATCACGACAGCCTATGGACTTATAGAGCATAATTTTCACTTAACTATCCATCAAGAAGCTCTAAAAATTTGCAAGTCTACAATATCAGCTATTGAAGACCACTTAAAACAACTAAATGACCTATATAACTCATGTTCTGGTTTATCAAGAAGATACCAAAATTCCAAAAAAGATAGTCAAGAATTTAACAATGAAGAAATTCATGGAGAAGCTGTATCCACTAATGAAGATGAGGAACGATGCTATAAAATTCTCATGCCAGACGGTCAAGAGAAATCAGCTCTAATTCAGCTTACAACAAATACCCTACAAGCTTTTGGCGATGAAAAATCTTTAGTTGGATTAAAAAATATTAGTGAAAACGATCTAGCTAAGGAACTCCCTAAAGTATTAGCTGAATTTCTTTCACCGCGTATGCAAGAGTTTAGTGGCTCTGTGATTAAACTCTTTGAGAAAAAATACTCTGCCCCAGAAAAACAAAGAATAAGATTAGGACAAATTATCAAGGATGGAGGATTGCTTTTACCTTTAGATTTGAGGGACGTTTACTTTCAAGACAGACCAGAAAAGAGTCTCCGAGTAGTTGGCTTTAAAAGTAGTGACG
Encoded here:
- a CDS encoding tubulin-like doman-containing protein, producing MADYQGITRTVCIGIGGTGEKVLTQIKKIIVDRYGSLDSLPVVSFVQIDTDDAITSKGGNSYRGKDISFRETELVKAVVSKTEAEAISNGIQEVYDDKDLKTLKPQSHIARWFPPQLVKNISAIEKGAQARRPIGRLAFTKNYEKFQQTIDAAVRRTDGHAEYLLSSEQKLKLDPGINFFIVASLCGGTGSGMFLDVAYAIRGLYSPNQVNPNIRLSGYLVISPQIYGDTPRQYANCYAALKELDYYSSEHTTFEICYTQNDNRGIVREPRPPFDFPYLISKDIADTGSTISTREKLFNITAQKITLEFSDELSPRVKSMRDNFPDYMQQWDTHPRSNCQQYMTFGLVSIHFPKERISAITQFEVGCKLTAFWLNGIGQSPDSQALVDQFLVNYNWHPNLAKKDGFVSSLENITVEGGKTFKKIIESNKAELKKSVDDCKTDSDRQALASKLNTQLNAKFRKVIHSDTEAERGEWITKLQKARLNIENQYNQNIKDFISELLNPSNFKFSIRNTRIWLEAMQTELNNYRSAIEPVSYLL
- a CDS encoding transposase, which translates into the protein MLNPYSSSLTDKEWEIIEPLLPKKKQTRPPTWTKRQILDGILYQLKNGCNWRDMPRDLPPFSTVYRYYKEWKDTGTFTAIMEALHATAREQSKKIKMDNFNHH
- a CDS encoding transposase, whose translation is MNSQKKSKWTTLIIIDSQAVKNTCNASIESKGFCSYKATNGIKRHLAVDTLGFPFFTYLTRANVSDDQGLIEMLTINIDYFKSKPDDITLTTILLDSGYHIEKLIQELEKIYPEIMTKIRFEISPKVSKQKQAEKGLSGFVVVPTRWVIERSNAWVERCKILVKNFERTLVNATAKLNLCFIRLMLKRIVTHEI